The Stomatobaculum sp. F0698 genomic sequence TCGGAGTTATCCACGCGGAACTGCGCCTTGTGCTCATAGTACTCGTTGATGGTCTTCATGACCTCCTCACTCTTGCCGCTGCCGCGAACAATCAACAAATAGCGGTCATTGGAGCGTACATTGCCAAGCACCAAAAGAACGAGGAAAATGACACCCGAACCGATTCCGGCAATCTTAAAATCCTGGATACCGCAGCAAATACCCGCGGCAATGCACCAGAAAATATAGGCCGTATCTCTGGGATCTTTGATAGCGGTACGGAAACGCACGATAGAGAGCGCACCGACCATACCGAGGGACAGCGCGACGTTATTTCCGATAACACTCATAACCAAAGTCGTCACAATGGTCAGCATAACAAGAGACACGTTGAACTTAGCGCTGTAAACGGTTCCT encodes the following:
- a CDS encoding DUF4956 domain-containing protein; the protein is MRNALYQYLSAQSGTLSTGEILMSFIAAIIIAVVIFVSYQFSHAGTVYSAKFNVSLVMLTIVTTLVMSVIGNNVALSLGMVGALSIVRFRTAIKDPRDTAYIFWCIAAGICCGIQDFKIAGIGSGVIFLVLLVLGNVRSNDRYLLIVRGSGKSEEVMKTINEYYEHKAQFRVDNSEKNRTELIYEISGKLREKCLQKHEGREIKDVLFRLEGVEAVHLVCQNDEITR